A genomic stretch from Phycisphaerae bacterium includes:
- a CDS encoding AP2/ERF family transcription factor has product MQKGYLPYYYPDFVMRICVWILLRYRKIRYGHPFRRIKLTQNQYAIVDPQDFEILNLFKWCAVKDYETFYAIRYSRKGNKKTTVKMHRQIMNAKENEIVDHINHNGLDNRSVNLRIATASQNNANSRRGMNRGKSKYKGVWRDERAGKWRAGIKHNGKRIHLGMFDDEIEAAKAYDRAAGLYHGKFAVLNFPADERKCSGCA; this is encoded by the coding sequence ATGCAAAAAGGTTATTTACCATACTATTATCCGGATTTTGTAATGCGAATATGCGTGTGGATATTGCTGCGCTATCGAAAAATCCGGTACGGCCATCCATTCCGGCGAATAAAACTTACACAAAACCAGTACGCAATTGTTGACCCCCAAGATTTCGAGATATTAAATTTATTCAAATGGTGCGCCGTAAAAGATTATGAAACTTTCTACGCGATACGATACTCGCGGAAGGGAAATAAAAAAACTACAGTAAAAATGCACAGGCAAATAATGAACGCAAAGGAAAATGAGATTGTCGATCATATAAACCATAACGGACTCGATAATCGAAGTGTAAATCTTCGAATCGCAACGGCATCACAAAATAACGCCAACAGCAGAAGGGGAATGAACAGGGGAAAGTCGAAATACAAGGGAGTCTGGCGGGATGAAAGGGCGGGCAAATGGCGGGCAGGGATAAAACATAACGGGAAACGCATACATCTGGGAATGTTCGATGACGAGATTGAAGCGGCAAAGGCTTATGACAGGGCGGCAGGGCTCTATCACGGAAAATTTGCAGTATTGAACTTTCCGGCCGATGAGCGAAAATGTTCTGGTTGTGCTTAA
- the tadA gene encoding tRNA adenosine(34) deaminase TadA: MDEKQDQQFMKAAIDQAYVALENGDVPVGAVIVHENQIIAKGRNQRHQLNDPTAHAEIIALTAASEHIGHWRLHNCTIYVTLEPCAMCAGALVLARIDRLVFGCDDPKAGACGSLYNIVQDKRLNHRVEITKGILAEDCSKILQDFFRTKRERNDKEF, encoded by the coding sequence ATGGACGAAAAACAAGACCAGCAATTTATGAAAGCGGCAATCGACCAGGCATACGTCGCCCTTGAAAACGGCGATGTGCCCGTCGGTGCAGTCATCGTACACGAAAACCAAATCATAGCTAAAGGCCGAAACCAGCGGCACCAGCTCAACGACCCAACCGCACACGCAGAAATAATCGCACTAACAGCCGCATCGGAACATATCGGCCACTGGCGGCTGCATAACTGCACAATCTACGTTACTCTCGAACCGTGCGCGATGTGCGCTGGAGCTTTAGTACTGGCCAGAATAGATAGATTGGTATTCGGCTGCGACGACCCAAAGGCAGGAGCATGCGGAAGCCTGTATAATATCGTACAGGATAAACGACTCAACCACAGAGTCGAAATAACCAAAGGAATACTCGCCGAAGACTGCTCGAAAATACTGCAGGACTTCTTCCGCACAAAAAGAGAACGCAACGATAAAGAATTCTAA
- a CDS encoding ferritin family protein, with the protein MSYLADYALQVAMQMEQLGQTFYKSLSAGCGNAKIAALAGLLAREEENHFLTFEKMRNAIPAEERGPKMTEDQITAAAGKFYKLILPSPADVRKVADSGNVANALDMAMQMESDSIAYYSSLLSVVGRDGAILKAVIKEEEKHLAILHDYRKRITA; encoded by the coding sequence ATGTCATATTTAGCAGATTATGCCCTGCAGGTCGCAATGCAAATGGAACAGTTGGGCCAGACGTTCTATAAGTCTCTATCGGCCGGCTGCGGCAACGCGAAAATAGCGGCCCTTGCGGGTCTGCTCGCCCGTGAAGAAGAAAACCATTTTCTGACTTTCGAAAAAATGCGCAACGCCATACCTGCTGAAGAACGCGGGCCGAAAATGACCGAGGACCAGATTACCGCGGCGGCAGGCAAATTCTACAAACTGATTCTGCCAAGTCCTGCCGATGTCCGCAAAGTCGCCGACAGCGGTAATGTCGCTAATGCCCTGGATATGGCGATGCAGATGGAATCAGATTCCATCGCTTATTATTCGAGTCTGCTCAGTGTTGTCGGCAGAGACGGGGCTATCTTAAAAGCCGTTATTAAAGAAGAGGAAAAACAT